The nucleotide sequence GAGTGGCGCTGCCTGGAAGTGGAGCCTTACAACTAGCGCTAACGGTGTACCGAGCATGCGAGGCCATGTCCCAAGGCTTCGCGTTTTTTATCAACGTTGTTGAGCCGCTGACTTCCTATTTGGAAGCGGCCGAATTGCAGGGCCGATGAGCTCTGCGCCATTCCATGGCGGCGCTATTGGAGGAGAAGGTCATGCAAGACGTAAATCCACTCGTATGGATAGCCTTGTGCAGCATCTTGATCGCCCTTGATATCTGGGCAATCGTCAGCGTTTTTCGTAGTGATAAGACGGTTGGCGTGAAATCAGCCTGGGCGATCGGCATCACCGTCGTCCCGTTACTAGGGCTGGTGTATTGGGGTATCGCCGGGCCGCGCGGGTTGGGCAGCGGGCCTTCTTCGCCGGAGCACAGCAAGTAGGCAGGGAGTCATCTGACTAGACCGCGCCGGTCGTCACTGCTTGCGAAATTCATCCGAGATCTGACGGATCAGGCCTTTGGCAATGACGAAATCCTCATCGCTGAGCTGAGAGTTGCTGTAGGCCTGGATGATCTCGTTCTGGATTTCGATCAACTTGCGCGTTTTCTCGGGACTGTGGCTGGCAGTATCGGTCACGCCTGCCTGCAGGGCCATCAGCATTTGTTCGCAGCGCGTTATCACTTCAGACCGTTTCATGAGGTAGGCACTGTCACTGTGTCGACAAGGAGGGCGTGGGGCTGGAGATCCACCATCAGCGGCCAGCGGTCACGAAACCTCTGGAACTCTACTGGCGGTGTTGTTGTGATGATGTAAGCGCGTCGCTCGGCGCCCAGACCCACTACCAGGCATTCGACGACCTGACCACGCGGCACCAGAACCCACTGGGAAAGGCGCCGGCCTGGGGTGCCCGAGCTGCCTTCCTTCTGCAAGAAACGTTCGATCAAGGCGTAGCCCCGTTGCGGTTGCATCATTTCCCAGTCCCCGGCTTGCACAGTACTGATCCGAGCCCAGCCGCCTTGTGGGCCGGAGCCCTTTTCCTTCTTGCGTCGCCCCCAGCAAATCCATTCGACCTCGGCGCTATTGGCAATCAGCACGGGCAGCCTGGGGCGCACACCGATGAAAAGGGATTTGCTGATCTTGTCCCCGTTGCGCGTCTCTACACCGCTACACATGGCCATCTCCGAACGCTGGTTCAGAGTGGACCGTCGGGGTGGATATTCGTCGCAGGCATTTATGGGGTGCCCACCGCGCGGTGGGGGCGGTTGCGGCGCTGCAGAGTGACATCGATCAGCTCGATGCCGCACTCGCGCATCCACTGTTCGAGCGGCATGCCATCCAGTGGTACGGGAGGCGCTTCGTTATAGGCCGTCATGACGGTCTTGAAGGCGATTGCCTTGAGACTGGGAATGTTCTGCGAGCGCATCGTCAGTGCGTGATTGTCGCCCGCGAAGCGATAGGTGACGAGCCAATGCATGGTCAGTCTCCCCCCATAATGCCTGGCACTGTAGCGCGCTTGTCATCAGCCTACTCGTGGCGCCGGTTGGCTCAGTCGTCCTTGAGCACGGTCCAGAATACGTCGACGCTGCCATCGTCACGATGGGCGACGGTAACGTTGTCTTCTTCTGCCAGACCGTCCATCACGCGTTGCCAGTCTCCGTCACTGTCTTCAGGCAGCCTCGGCAAGCATGCGTGCTTGGCGCGTTGGGCCGTGGGGGAGTTGATGATGCGCAGCAGTCGGCTGGCAAGGGCCTCATAAGCGGAGGGTGTCGCGGGAAGGACGCGTTTTGCCATGGTGGGAAATCCAATTTACTGTATCTATATACAGTAAATTAAAGCCTGTCTTGCTGTCACCTTTCATTCGTAGGCGTAGCGAACAGCCGCGGCATCCTGCCCCCTTGGCCATGTGAAATCCATGGTGAAGTTACTTACAGCATCGGGTCGCTGATTTCTTCAATTAGCTCAGGACCTTGGTTGCTTGGGTGTGCGATCGCCTTGCCGACCGGAAACCATTCGAAGTCGGCCGCCTGTAGCACCCGATGCTCCACGATAGACAATGCGTCCTCGGGCGCTGTTGCCTCGCTGAGCCAGGTGCGGGCGAGGTCGGCCGGTAACAGCAAGGGTTTACGTGCGTGAGCGTCGACGAAGCCCTTGTCGGCTGCGCCCGTGAGCATGGCGAATCCTCGATTCGGCGGATCGATGCCGTCTGGCAGTTCGCCGATGGCGGCAACCAGCATCGGTGCGCCAGACTTGAGGCGTATGTAGTAGGGCTGCGTGATCGTTTCGATGTCTGGATGCTTCTTCCACTCGTACCAGCCATCAATCCCCACAATGGCTCGACCTGACGGCCAAATGGGCTTCCAGAACGGCGTGCTGGCGACGCTCTCCATGCGAGCATTGATGGCCTTCACGTCGGTGCGCATCGGCCCCCATCCCCATGGCACCTCAACGTCATGGAGCAACCCGTGCGTGATGTGCATGACATGCGCGTGTGCGCCGGAGGCAATGTTGTAGCGCTCCTTGGCGTGGGCTGCATGTAGCAGGACGAGCTGGTCTGCACTCAGGCCGATCTCCTGGGCGTAGCGCTGTGGGGGACGGTACTGGGTGAATCGTCCGCACATAGTTGACTCCCTTGGTGTATGTGGAAGACAGCAAGGGAGGGGGAACGATCAATCTAACTAACCGAGCGCGGGGCCGGCAGGCTACCGAGTGTCTGGTTACGTTCGCTAGGGCACTGCGTCATTACATGCCGGCGAGCGATTGGAGCGCGGCAATCACTCCACTTCATCGCGCCACTTCCTGATTAGGCTGATGTAAGAGACGGCATGAGATAACCTTGTGCCACGGATTAAATAGAAGCTGCGAACTGAAGTATGGGTTTTGAACAATTAGCTGAGTTACGTGACCGCCTGCGAGCGGAAAAAGAACAGGCCAAGACAGATCGCACGAAGCAGCGTAAACGACAGCCTTCGCAGCAAGAGAAACCTCGAGAGAAAGACCCTGCGGTGGACGCGATCTGGCGATTGCAGAAGCACTTTCCATTGGCCTTTCCGGTCAATCCGGCCCCCAAAGTTCCGCTCAAGGAGGGCATCCTCAAAGATGCCGAGCAGCATTTGGAGCTGCTTGGCGTGTCAAGCGAACAGCTTAAGCTGGGTATCGCTACCTGGTGCCGAGGAGGCCGCTACTGGGCCAGCATGACGGAGAATGCACCGCGCCTGGATTTGAGCGGCCAGGCAGTTGGCATAGTGACGGCGGCTCAGGCGTTACATGCCAAGCAGCAGGCTCAGCGGCAGCGCAGGCAAGCGCGACGCGATCAGTCAGCACCGAAGGCGCCAACCGAAGCCGGCCCTGTCGATACCGCTGCGGAGTAAATCGCTAGTTGAATCACTGAAGCTCTGCATCGAGTCGCCAAGTCCATCCAGCCGCTGGCGCTGTACGTGAGTGATTGCTGTCCAGCGCCATCAATGCTGCGTGAAGTAATGGGGAGTGATTTGAACGGTTGCTATTGGCTGACTCTGTTGAAAACTGCCTCGCCGATTTCCTTCGCCGAAAGTGCGTGACTGAGGCTGAAGTCTAAATCGTTGCGGTGGTCGAACCTGCGGTAGATTTCGCGTAGCAACGCCTGATTTAGACGTTTTTCAGGCTACGAGCAAGCGGCTCTGTCGCACATCTAGTTTTTCAACAGCATCGGCCAGAAGCGGACACGGTCGTCCGCCTCTGTCATTGCTCTCAAACCAAAGCCAACTCGCTACTCTTGATGTTGGCAATTGGCCCCAAGATCGAAGAATCAAACTCATCTAGAGCTTCATTGCCGGCTAGTCGTCGAGGCATATCGGGGTTCGCAAGCGCGGCCTTTCCGATTGCAATGATGTCGGCACCTTCCTCCATCACGGATAAAGCATGTTCTGGCGTATGCAAGCCGCCATTTGCAATCAACGCCACCTGTGGTGCGTAGCGACGTGAGAGGGACACAAGGCTGGTGTTGCCGGCGGGGAATGCTGGCTTCCAAGCTTCGAATTCCGTGAC is from Pseudomonas sp. PDM14 and encodes:
- a CDS encoding SOS response-associated peptidase, translating into MCGRFTQYRPPQRYAQEIGLSADQLVLLHAAHAKERYNIASGAHAHVMHITHGLLHDVEVPWGWGPMRTDVKAINARMESVASTPFWKPIWPSGRAIVGIDGWYEWKKHPDIETITQPYYIRLKSGAPMLVAAIGELPDGIDPPNRGFAMLTGAADKGFVDAHARKPLLLPADLARTWLSEATAPEDALSIVEHRVLQAADFEWFPVGKAIAHPSNQGPELIEEISDPML
- a CDS encoding DUF1654 domain-containing protein gives rise to the protein MAKRVLPATPSAYEALASRLLRIINSPTAQRAKHACLPRLPEDSDGDWQRVMDGLAEEDNVTVAHRDDGSVDVFWTVLKDD
- a CDS encoding ProQ/FinO family protein encodes the protein MGFEQLAELRDRLRAEKEQAKTDRTKQRKRQPSQQEKPREKDPAVDAIWRLQKHFPLAFPVNPAPKVPLKEGILKDAEQHLELLGVSSEQLKLGIATWCRGGRYWASMTENAPRLDLSGQAVGIVTAAQALHAKQQAQRQRRQARRDQSAPKAPTEAGPVDTAAE
- a CDS encoding PLD nuclease N-terminal domain-containing protein — encoded protein: MQDVNPLVWIALCSILIALDIWAIVSVFRSDKTVGVKSAWAIGITVVPLLGLVYWGIAGPRGLGSGPSSPEHSK